In one Halosimplex halophilum genomic region, the following are encoded:
- a CDS encoding DEAD/DEAH box helicase gives MTDDQGEPSLDRFHEAVEAAGNPVLTTEEVARNAEEPREAVESWLADLEREGSVVSRDVSQDPTVWYPAEWTDYADRERFVVFPDRRQIVVDRPAQFTRAQLSQFARLVDTNGDGGYVYEIDDSDVWQAPYEDLEGLLGTVRDVLPQRYPDLEEWIGDQWKRAHQFTLKTHEDGYVVLEAATENLMGNVARQKLGDEHLRAPISDTESWVAEEATAEVKRILYEAGYPVQDERDLESGDPLDLTLNLDLREYQHDWVSRFMETKSGVLVGPPGSGKTVAAMGIVERVAGETLILVPSRELVRQWRDELLAHTTLDESQVGEYHGGKKDIRPVTVATYQTAGMDRHRHLFDSREWGLIVYDEVQHVPSDVYRRSANLQTRHRLGLSASPVREDDLQEEIFTLIGPPIGTDWDALFDEGFVAEPTVEIRYVPWTDDDHRNEYVGSEGHERRQIAASNPAKVEETRRILREHPEQKALVFVDYLDQGRELAAALDAPFISGDTPHHERARKFEQFREGSLDTLVVSRVGDEGIDLPDASLAIVASGLGGSRRQGTQRAGRTMRPAGRALMYVLATQGAREEEFARRQMRYLAGKGVQVRERTVEGPDDDGDEGDSGEAGAGDEPEPDGPAEEDDEPPGEDDDPSLA, from the coding sequence GTGACAGACGACCAGGGGGAGCCGTCGCTGGACCGGTTCCACGAGGCGGTCGAGGCGGCGGGCAACCCCGTGTTGACGACCGAGGAGGTGGCCCGCAACGCCGAGGAGCCCCGCGAGGCGGTCGAGTCGTGGCTCGCCGACCTCGAACGGGAGGGGTCGGTGGTGAGCCGGGACGTGTCCCAGGACCCGACGGTCTGGTACCCGGCGGAGTGGACCGACTACGCCGACCGCGAGCGGTTCGTCGTCTTCCCCGACCGCCGCCAGATCGTCGTCGACCGGCCCGCGCAGTTCACCCGCGCCCAGCTCTCGCAGTTCGCGCGACTGGTCGACACCAACGGCGACGGCGGCTACGTCTACGAGATCGACGACTCCGACGTGTGGCAGGCCCCCTACGAGGACCTGGAGGGGCTGCTCGGGACGGTCCGGGACGTGCTGCCCCAGCGGTATCCCGACCTGGAGGAGTGGATCGGCGACCAGTGGAAACGCGCCCACCAGTTCACCCTGAAGACCCACGAGGACGGCTACGTCGTCCTCGAGGCGGCGACGGAGAACCTGATGGGCAACGTCGCCCGGCAGAAACTCGGCGACGAGCACCTCCGGGCGCCGATCTCCGACACCGAGAGCTGGGTCGCCGAGGAGGCCACCGCCGAGGTCAAGCGGATCCTCTACGAGGCGGGCTACCCCGTCCAGGACGAGCGGGACCTGGAGTCCGGGGACCCCCTCGATCTCACCCTCAACCTCGACCTGCGGGAGTACCAGCACGACTGGGTGAGTCGGTTCATGGAGACGAAATCGGGCGTGCTGGTCGGGCCCCCCGGGAGCGGCAAGACCGTCGCCGCGATGGGCATCGTCGAGCGGGTCGCCGGCGAGACCCTGATCCTCGTGCCCAGCCGCGAACTCGTCCGGCAGTGGCGCGACGAACTGCTCGCGCACACGACGCTCGACGAGAGCCAGGTCGGCGAGTACCACGGCGGCAAGAAGGATATTCGACCGGTCACGGTCGCCACCTACCAGACGGCGGGGATGGACCGCCACCGGCACCTGTTCGACTCCCGGGAGTGGGGACTCATCGTCTACGACGAGGTCCAGCACGTCCCCAGCGACGTGTACCGCCGGAGCGCGAACCTCCAGACGCGCCACCGGCTCGGGCTCTCGGCGTCGCCCGTCCGGGAGGACGACCTGCAGGAGGAGATCTTCACGTTGATCGGGCCGCCGATCGGCACCGACTGGGACGCGCTGTTCGACGAGGGGTTCGTCGCCGAGCCGACCGTCGAGATCCGCTACGTCCCCTGGACGGACGACGACCACCGCAACGAGTACGTCGGCAGCGAGGGCCACGAACGCCGCCAGATCGCCGCCTCGAACCCGGCGAAGGTCGAGGAGACGCGGCGGATCCTCCGGGAACACCCCGAGCAGAAGGCGCTGGTGTTCGTCGACTACCTCGACCAGGGCCGCGAGCTGGCCGCGGCGCTGGACGCGCCGTTTATCAGCGGCGACACGCCCCACCACGAGCGCGCCCGGAAGTTCGAGCAGTTCCGCGAGGGGTCGCTGGACACGCTGGTCGTCTCCAGGGTCGGCGACGAGGGGATCGACCTCCCGGACGCCTCGCTGGCTATCGTCGCGTCCGGACTGGGCGGCTCCCGCCGGCAGGGCACCCAGCGCGCCGGCCGGACGATGCGGCCGGCCGGGCGGGCGCTGATGTACGTCCTCGCCACGCAGGGCGCCCGCGAGGAGGAGTTCGCCCGCCGACAGATGCGCTACCTCGCCGGCAAGGGCGTCCAGGTCCGCGAACGCACCGTCGAGGGACCCGACGACGACGGCGACGAGGGGGACTCGGGGGAAGCGGGCGCCGGCGACGAGCCGGAACCCGACGGGCCCGCGGAGGAAGACGACGAACCGCCCGGGGAAGACGACGACCCGAGTCTCGCCTGA
- a CDS encoding IclR family transcriptional regulator: MAQTARNTVKSVERTFRIIGGLQELGGAGVTELSTHLDLPKSTVHNYLSTLEQEAYVVKDGDEYRIGLRFLEHGAYARNQSQIFEIARPELDRLADETGELCNLLVEEHGKGTYLYRTRGENAVRVKEHVGNRVCLHSTALGKAILAHLSEERVDEIIDRHGLPETTERTVTDRDELFENLAEIRERGVAFDDEERLSGLRCVAAPVLSNDDRVLGAISVSGPSHRFEDHRFREELPKRVLETANVLELNVTYS; this comes from the coding sequence ATGGCGCAGACCGCGCGGAACACGGTGAAATCGGTCGAACGCACCTTCCGGATAATCGGTGGGCTGCAGGAGCTGGGGGGCGCGGGCGTGACGGAGCTGTCGACGCACCTGGACCTGCCCAAGAGCACGGTCCACAACTACCTGAGCACGCTCGAACAGGAGGCCTACGTCGTCAAGGACGGCGACGAGTACCGCATCGGCCTCCGGTTTCTCGAACACGGCGCGTACGCCCGCAACCAGTCGCAGATCTTCGAGATCGCCCGGCCGGAGCTCGACCGGCTGGCCGACGAGACCGGCGAGCTCTGCAACCTGCTCGTCGAGGAACACGGCAAAGGCACCTACCTCTACCGGACCCGCGGCGAGAACGCCGTCCGCGTGAAAGAACACGTGGGCAACCGGGTCTGTCTCCACAGCACCGCGCTGGGCAAGGCGATCCTCGCCCACCTCTCCGAGGAGCGCGTCGACGAGATCATCGACCGCCACGGCCTCCCCGAGACGACCGAGCGCACCGTCACGGACCGCGACGAGCTGTTCGAGAACCTCGCCGAGATCCGCGAGCGCGGCGTCGCGTTCGACGACGAGGAACGCCTGTCGGGCCTGCGTTGCGTCGCCGCGCCCGTCCTCAGCAACGATGACCGCGTCCTCGGCGCGATCTCCGTCTCCGGCCCCTCCCACCGCTTCGAGGACCACCGCTTCCGCGAGGAACTCCCCAAGCGCGTCCTCGAAACCGCCAACGTCCTCGAACTCAACGTCACCTACTCGTAG
- a CDS encoding fumarylacetoacetate hydrolase family protein, which translates to MRYFRVTRGDDERLVVSDGDDAYDLTSAPDGPSTVVELLAADETRHGLDEAAEAYLDDAEEIDFEDDDLVLPVEPPEVWASGVTYQISEEARQEESDKPDVYIDVYESERPEVFFKATPSRTVGPNDHVGIRGDSTWDTPEPELAAVLYQGEIVGFTIGNDMSSRSIEGENPLYLPQAKVYDRCAALGPCVTSAGAVDDPHDLEMTMQIHRDGEVVYEGATNTGEMVRTCEELASYLTRHNVVPDLTVLMTGTALVPEGDFTLREGDLVEIDIEDIGTLMNPVTTV; encoded by the coding sequence ATGAGATACTTTCGAGTGACGCGCGGGGACGACGAGCGGCTGGTAGTGTCCGACGGAGACGACGCCTACGACCTGACGAGCGCGCCCGACGGCCCGTCGACGGTCGTCGAGCTGCTCGCGGCCGACGAGACGCGCCACGGCCTCGACGAGGCCGCCGAGGCCTATCTCGACGACGCCGAGGAGATCGACTTCGAGGACGACGACCTGGTCCTGCCCGTCGAACCGCCCGAGGTGTGGGCCTCCGGCGTCACCTACCAGATCAGCGAGGAGGCCCGCCAGGAGGAGAGCGACAAACCGGACGTGTACATCGACGTCTACGAGAGCGAGCGCCCGGAGGTCTTCTTCAAGGCGACGCCCAGCCGGACCGTCGGCCCGAACGACCACGTCGGCATCCGCGGCGACTCGACCTGGGACACCCCCGAGCCCGAACTCGCCGCCGTCCTCTACCAGGGGGAGATCGTCGGGTTCACCATCGGCAACGACATGTCCAGCCGCTCGATCGAGGGCGAGAACCCCCTCTACCTCCCGCAGGCGAAGGTGTACGACCGCTGTGCCGCGCTCGGCCCGTGCGTCACCTCCGCGGGCGCGGTCGACGACCCCCACGACCTGGAGATGACGATGCAGATCCACCGCGACGGCGAGGTCGTCTACGAGGGCGCGACCAACACCGGCGAGATGGTCCGCACCTGCGAGGAACTGGCCTCCTACCTGACCCGCCACAACGTCGTCCCCGACCTGACCGTTCTGATGACCGGAACGGCGCTCGTCCCCGAGGGCGATTTCACTCTCCGCGAGGGCGACCTCGTCGAGATCGATATCGAGGACATCGGGACGCTGATGAACCCGGTCACGACGGTCTGA
- a CDS encoding sugar phosphate isomerase/epimerase family protein, protein MDVGVLTVALGGESLDDAFAYLADQGVDAVELGCGGFVGDDHLPREEYLDDEDAQAELQALLDEHDLYVSALATHNNPLHPDDERADRADTELREAIELADQLGVDAVTTFSGLPAGSPAGEVPNWITAPWPNEHHEAHQYQWEVAEEYWSDLAEHAKAHDVEVGIEMHPNMLVYEPTGMLELRERTNEYVGANFDPSHLFWQGIDITEAIRFLGEEDAIHHFHAKDTKVYEANSRVKGVLDTEPYTEEPDRSWLFRSIGYGHGEEFWKDVVSTLRMIDYDGALSIEHEDSLTSPNEGLEKAIDVLQRSVFETTPGDAYWA, encoded by the coding sequence ATGGACGTAGGTGTGCTGACCGTGGCACTCGGCGGCGAATCGCTCGACGACGCGTTCGCGTACCTGGCCGACCAGGGCGTCGACGCCGTCGAACTGGGCTGTGGCGGGTTCGTCGGCGACGACCACCTCCCGCGCGAGGAGTATCTCGACGACGAGGACGCCCAGGCCGAACTGCAGGCCCTGCTCGACGAGCACGACCTGTACGTCTCGGCGCTGGCGACGCACAACAACCCGCTGCACCCCGACGACGAGCGGGCCGACCGCGCCGACACCGAGCTCCGGGAGGCCATCGAACTGGCCGACCAGCTCGGCGTCGACGCCGTGACGACCTTTTCGGGGCTGCCCGCCGGCAGTCCCGCGGGCGAGGTGCCCAACTGGATCACCGCGCCGTGGCCCAACGAGCACCACGAGGCCCACCAGTACCAGTGGGAGGTCGCCGAGGAGTACTGGTCGGACCTCGCCGAACACGCGAAAGCCCACGACGTGGAGGTCGGCATCGAGATGCACCCCAACATGCTGGTCTACGAGCCGACCGGCATGCTCGAACTGCGCGAGCGCACGAACGAGTACGTCGGTGCCAATTTCGACCCGTCACACCTGTTCTGGCAGGGAATCGACATCACCGAGGCCATCCGCTTCCTCGGCGAGGAGGACGCGATCCACCACTTCCACGCCAAGGACACGAAGGTCTACGAGGCCAACTCCCGCGTGAAGGGCGTCCTCGACACCGAGCCCTACACCGAGGAACCGGACCGCTCGTGGCTATTTAGATCGATCGGCTACGGCCACGGCGAGGAGTTCTGGAAGGACGTGGTGTCGACGCTGCGGATGATCGACTACGACGGCGCCCTCTCCATCGAGCACGAGGACTCGCTGACCTCGCCGAACGAGGGCCTGGAGAAGGCCATCGACGTGCTCCAGCGCTCCGTCTTCGAAACGACGCCGGGCGACGCCTACTGGGCCTGA
- a CDS encoding Gfo/Idh/MocA family protein — translation MSEEPLSVGVLGYRFMGKAHANALARLPMFFPEAPAVERDVIVGRDEEALAEAADQLGFERYATDWEDVVDDVDVFYNLGPNNVHADPSIAALESGTHVFCEKPLAHTLEDAERMRDAAQESDATAGIAFNYRFIPAIQYAKQLIDSGELGEIHHVRGQYLQDWLVDPEAPWSWRNSAELAGSGALGDLGAHTIDLARFLVGDRAGDISRLSGHLQTFVDERPVPGGDEGSLEGEGGESTETREVTVDDAYTAQAEFESGAMATFEASRFANGRKNDHTIAIEGSKGSLSFSLERLNELELLTEGDRGFQTINVTDPDDPYIDHWWPPGHVIGWEHTFVHENYEFLSAAAAGEAHSPSFEDGYRVQELLAAVEASDDAGEWVEV, via the coding sequence ATGTCGGAGGAACCCCTCTCCGTCGGCGTGCTCGGGTACCGCTTCATGGGCAAGGCCCACGCCAACGCCTTGGCGCGCCTCCCGATGTTCTTCCCGGAGGCGCCGGCAGTCGAACGCGACGTGATCGTCGGGCGCGACGAGGAGGCGCTCGCCGAGGCGGCCGACCAGCTGGGCTTCGAGCGCTACGCGACCGACTGGGAAGACGTCGTCGACGACGTGGACGTGTTCTACAACCTCGGGCCGAACAACGTCCACGCCGACCCCTCGATCGCCGCGCTCGAATCGGGCACGCACGTCTTCTGCGAGAAGCCGCTCGCCCACACGCTCGAAGACGCCGAGCGGATGCGCGACGCTGCACAGGAATCGGACGCCACCGCGGGCATCGCCTTCAACTACCGGTTCATCCCCGCGATCCAGTACGCCAAGCAGTTGATCGACTCGGGCGAACTCGGCGAGATCCACCACGTCCGCGGGCAGTACCTCCAGGACTGGCTGGTCGACCCCGAAGCGCCCTGGAGCTGGCGCAACTCCGCGGAACTGGCGGGGTCGGGCGCGCTCGGCGACCTGGGCGCCCACACCATCGACCTGGCGCGCTTCCTCGTCGGTGACCGGGCGGGCGACATCTCGCGACTGTCCGGCCACCTCCAGACGTTCGTCGACGAGCGGCCCGTCCCCGGCGGCGACGAGGGCTCGCTGGAGGGCGAGGGCGGCGAGTCGACCGAGACTCGCGAGGTGACCGTCGACGACGCCTACACGGCCCAGGCCGAGTTCGAGAGCGGCGCGATGGCCACCTTCGAGGCCTCGCGGTTCGCCAACGGCCGCAAGAACGACCACACCATCGCCATCGAGGGCTCGAAGGGCAGCCTCTCGTTCTCGCTCGAACGGCTGAACGAACTGGAACTGCTCACCGAGGGCGACCGCGGGTTCCAGACGATCAACGTCACCGACCCCGACGACCCGTACATCGACCACTGGTGGCCCCCGGGCCACGTCATCGGCTGGGAGCACACGTTCGTCCACGAGAACTACGAGTTCCTCTCGGCGGCCGCGGCCGGCGAGGCCCACTCGCCCTCCTTCGAGGACGGCTACCGCGTCCAGGAACTGCTGGCGGCCGTCGAGGCGTCCGACGACGCCGGCGAGTGGGTCGAGGTGTAG
- a CDS encoding glycoside hydrolase family 2 protein, protein MHRTFETTTERRQRTLDGMWEFVTDPDDEGREDEYHESFPSERADRISVPSSWNAHAEYADYVGPAWYRRTVDLREPGSLLFTFHGVARETTVWLDGDEVASHEGAYTPFTALGRDLDAGEHELVVRADNTRTGTTLPHEDADWFPHGGIHREVVVETVPGVYLRDLAVEYDLYGDEAAVEAEVTLHNTGARPAEPDLTVSVGDASVTESVEVYGMDARTTTLALDVPEVDRWDPEDPTLYEVEARLSGEQADEREDEVFADDLRDRIGFRTVSTNGREILVNGDPVEIAGVNRHETHPEWGSAQPLRVQERDLEIVQRAGCNAVRCSHYPNHPRFLDLCDEAGVLVIEEVPMWQVDESSVVACQERAQRVLMEMVERDRHHPSIFAWSLSNECANEEPTVADATRQLKWAVDGVDGSRLVTAASNTDWEGETDEVFEVCDFLSVNAYWGWYRDGDWGEFLDGIAEKYGEKPVVVTEFGAGAVPGERTHEGRKWSESYQADLLADCVDLFRERDDVAGFAVWQFCDTLTDPDQAMTRPRTRNNKGVLDEYRRPKEAYRVLRERLADD, encoded by the coding sequence ATGCACCGGACGTTCGAGACGACGACGGAACGGCGCCAGCGAACCCTCGACGGGATGTGGGAGTTCGTCACGGACCCCGACGACGAGGGACGCGAGGACGAGTACCACGAGTCGTTCCCGAGCGAGCGGGCCGACCGTATCTCCGTCCCGAGCTCGTGGAACGCCCACGCCGAGTACGCCGACTACGTCGGCCCGGCGTGGTACCGACGGACCGTCGACCTCCGGGAGCCGGGGTCGCTGCTGTTCACCTTTCACGGGGTCGCCCGCGAGACGACGGTCTGGCTGGACGGCGACGAGGTCGCCAGCCACGAGGGCGCGTACACGCCGTTCACCGCGCTCGGACGCGACCTCGACGCGGGGGAACACGAACTCGTCGTCCGCGCGGACAACACCCGCACGGGAACGACCCTGCCCCACGAGGACGCCGACTGGTTCCCCCACGGCGGGATCCACCGCGAGGTCGTCGTCGAGACCGTGCCCGGGGTCTACCTCCGCGACCTCGCGGTCGAGTACGACCTCTACGGTGACGAGGCCGCAGTCGAGGCGGAGGTGACGCTGCACAACACCGGCGCCCGTCCGGCCGAACCGGACCTGACCGTCTCGGTCGGCGACGCCTCGGTCACCGAGTCCGTCGAGGTCTACGGCATGGACGCCCGGACGACGACGCTCGCGCTGGACGTGCCCGAGGTCGACCGCTGGGACCCCGAGGACCCGACGCTCTACGAGGTCGAAGCCCGGCTGAGCGGCGAACAGGCCGACGAGCGCGAGGACGAGGTGTTTGCCGACGACCTACGCGACCGGATCGGCTTTCGCACGGTCTCGACGAACGGTCGCGAGATCCTCGTCAACGGCGATCCGGTCGAGATCGCGGGCGTCAACCGCCACGAGACCCACCCCGAGTGGGGGTCGGCCCAGCCGCTCCGCGTCCAGGAGCGTGACCTGGAGATCGTCCAGCGCGCCGGCTGCAACGCGGTCAGGTGCTCGCACTACCCGAACCACCCGCGCTTCCTCGACCTCTGTGACGAGGCGGGCGTCCTGGTGATCGAGGAGGTCCCGATGTGGCAGGTCGACGAGTCGTCGGTCGTCGCCTGTCAGGAGCGCGCCCAGCGCGTGCTGATGGAGATGGTCGAGCGGGACCGCCACCACCCCTCGATCTTCGCGTGGAGCCTCTCGAACGAGTGCGCCAACGAGGAGCCGACCGTCGCCGACGCGACCCGCCAGCTGAAGTGGGCCGTCGACGGGGTCGACGGCTCCCGCCTCGTCACGGCCGCCTCCAACACCGACTGGGAGGGCGAGACCGACGAGGTCTTCGAGGTCTGCGACTTCCTGTCGGTCAACGCCTACTGGGGCTGGTACCGCGACGGCGACTGGGGCGAGTTCCTCGACGGGATCGCCGAGAAGTACGGCGAGAAACCGGTCGTCGTCACGGAGTTCGGCGCGGGCGCCGTCCCCGGCGAACGCACCCACGAGGGTCGCAAGTGGTCCGAGTCCTACCAGGCCGACCTGCTGGCCGACTGCGTCGACCTGTTCCGCGAGCGCGACGACGTCGCCGGGTTCGCCGTCTGGCAGTTCTGCGACACGCTCACCGACCCCGACCAGGCGATGACCAGGCCGCGGACGCGCAACAACAAGGGCGTCCTCGACGAGTACCGCCGGCCCAAGGAGGCCTACCGCGTCCTCCGCGAACGGCTGGCCGACGACTGA
- a CDS encoding periplasmic substrate-binding domain-containing protein, translating to MAGDAHAPGGADGGAGGGDRQADPGRVDRRRFISLAGAAAGAALAGCSNASDDAETATAGRRRDVDGPVVSVMTGAQPSTLDMGPNTSTPAGRPHFEGLLQSLVLPTHAPSGRSLTSGHTWTVDGSELSVPCAVESFEVADDGSVRYRFDDRLTYWSGEPLDGRAYYLKDRIEWLETNGAFREEPFGGELESDTVYRRSPLGGPTNPWAARANAHPGMPPLPPAYSEPWVERFEDATTEDAVRQRYLDYRQGKLSAETFAEEGYGTGRYEVGSADDVTSELIELPHALRTNTEVVYAEPRPEYPGPTDRPTLRIVCGAAGTSAPRMSGLSGGGSGGRPSGSMYDPRDFVNGDEIDFGRGVIAESKADYFRKQVPDDIEQLTTWPNPAGGGRQLTFNWANDHLRRLWVRRAIVAAAPFERMRFNQYGRGTIEPSSDAGTLGSVAERALGESFVESLYTYPLDPDTDLAARWMRRAGYERVDGLWTGPDGEGLSLTLSVFSSEVGDVQTLVAGLESFGIAIEVEQLLAGGISYEGNVEAGGFDLLVSNVPAGRSVLPYYGDWFSVGESWMAMPPIAVAGNPLGSCREEPPLASVPASVTLPSEPGALAVDGVDYAEAGGSYDHEAGETVALCEAVDRLRDADTDEAGFREAARRCARWYNYAVPNFVFAGDRVGVWAELSEFAVAAEEDRSLGMSRAEPTAPVHYHVQAGTLRRSGGSDG from the coding sequence ATGGCTGGCGACGCTCACGCCCCCGGCGGGGCTGACGGTGGGGCCGGTGGCGGTGATAGACAGGCGGATCCCGGGCGAGTGGACAGGCGAAGGTTCATCTCGCTCGCCGGCGCGGCCGCCGGGGCGGCGCTGGCGGGCTGTTCGAACGCGTCCGACGACGCCGAGACGGCGACGGCCGGTCGGCGGCGCGACGTCGACGGGCCGGTCGTCTCGGTGATGACCGGCGCACAGCCCAGTACGCTCGACATGGGGCCGAACACGAGCACGCCGGCCGGCCGGCCGCACTTCGAGGGGCTCCTCCAGAGCCTGGTGCTCCCGACGCACGCGCCGTCCGGCCGGTCGCTCACGAGCGGCCACACCTGGACGGTCGACGGGTCGGAGCTGTCGGTGCCCTGCGCCGTCGAGTCCTTCGAGGTCGCCGACGACGGGTCGGTCCGCTACCGCTTCGACGACCGGCTGACCTACTGGTCGGGCGAACCGCTCGACGGCCGGGCGTACTACCTGAAAGACCGGATCGAGTGGCTGGAGACGAACGGCGCCTTTCGGGAGGAACCGTTCGGGGGCGAACTGGAGAGCGACACCGTCTACCGGCGCTCGCCGCTCGGCGGCCCGACGAACCCGTGGGCCGCGCGGGCGAACGCCCACCCGGGGATGCCGCCGCTCCCGCCCGCCTACAGTGAACCCTGGGTCGAACGGTTCGAGGACGCGACGACGGAGGACGCGGTCAGGCAACGGTACCTCGACTACCGCCAGGGTAAACTGAGTGCCGAGACGTTCGCCGAGGAGGGGTACGGGACCGGTCGCTACGAGGTCGGGTCGGCCGACGACGTGACGAGCGAACTGATCGAACTCCCCCACGCCCTGCGCACGAACACCGAGGTCGTCTACGCCGAACCCAGGCCGGAGTATCCCGGCCCGACCGACCGGCCGACGCTCCGGATCGTCTGCGGGGCGGCGGGGACGAGCGCGCCGCGGATGTCGGGCCTCAGTGGCGGTGGGAGCGGCGGCCGTCCGTCGGGTTCGATGTACGACCCGCGCGACTTCGTCAACGGCGACGAGATCGACTTCGGACGGGGCGTGATCGCCGAGTCGAAGGCCGACTACTTCCGGAAGCAGGTCCCCGACGACATCGAGCAGCTGACCACCTGGCCCAACCCCGCCGGGGGCGGCCGCCAGCTCACGTTCAACTGGGCGAACGACCACCTCCGCCGGCTGTGGGTGCGCCGGGCCATCGTCGCCGCCGCGCCGTTCGAACGGATGCGGTTCAACCAGTACGGTCGCGGGACGATCGAACCCTCGTCCGACGCCGGGACGCTCGGGTCGGTCGCCGAGCGCGCGCTCGGCGAGTCGTTCGTCGAGTCGCTGTACACCTATCCGCTCGATCCGGACACGGACCTGGCTGCGCGGTGGATGCGCCGGGCCGGCTACGAGCGCGTCGACGGCCTGTGGACGGGGCCGGACGGGGAGGGGCTGTCGCTGACGCTCTCGGTCTTCTCGTCGGAGGTCGGCGACGTGCAGACGCTCGTCGCCGGGCTGGAGTCGTTCGGGATCGCGATCGAGGTCGAACAGCTGCTCGCCGGCGGTATCTCCTACGAGGGCAACGTCGAGGCGGGCGGGTTCGACCTCCTCGTCTCGAACGTGCCGGCCGGCCGGTCGGTGCTGCCGTACTACGGCGACTGGTTCTCCGTCGGGGAGAGCTGGATGGCGATGCCGCCGATCGCCGTCGCGGGCAACCCGCTGGGGAGCTGCCGGGAGGAGCCGCCGCTGGCGTCGGTGCCGGCGTCGGTGACGCTCCCGAGCGAGCCCGGCGCGCTCGCGGTCGACGGCGTCGACTACGCCGAGGCCGGCGGGAGCTACGACCACGAGGCCGGCGAGACGGTCGCGCTCTGCGAGGCGGTCGACCGGCTGCGCGACGCCGATACCGACGAGGCGGGGTTCCGCGAGGCGGCCCGGCGTTGCGCCCGCTGGTACAACTACGCGGTCCCGAACTTCGTCTTCGCCGGGGACCGGGTCGGGGTCTGGGCGGAGCTGAGCGAGTTCGCGGTCGCAGCGGAGGAGGACCGCTCGCTGGGAATGAGTCGCGCGGAGCCGACGGCGCCCGTCCACTACCACGTCCAGGCGGGGACGCTTCGCCGGAGCGGGGGCTCGGACGGCTGA
- a CDS encoding ThuA domain-containing protein gives MPDTRVTVWNEFVHEQESETVAEVYPDGIHGTIANALDERGFDTETATLQEPEHGLTEDTLEATDVLTWWGHAAHDEVDDEIADRVVEAVRDGMGLIVLHSAHFSKVFKRLMGTTCSLKWREAAERERLWVIEPSHPIADGVDDCIELDEAEMYGERFDVPQPETLVFNSWFEGGEVFRSGCTYRRGNGRIFYFRPGHETYPVYHNEEIRDVLANAAEWAAPSDDRATSSGGNTEPREDIDTSDERTVH, from the coding sequence ATGCCCGACACGCGCGTCACGGTCTGGAACGAGTTCGTCCACGAGCAGGAGTCCGAGACGGTCGCCGAGGTCTACCCCGACGGGATCCACGGCACCATCGCCAACGCCCTCGACGAGCGCGGCTTCGACACCGAGACGGCCACCCTGCAGGAACCGGAACACGGCCTGACCGAGGACACCCTCGAAGCGACGGACGTGCTGACCTGGTGGGGCCACGCCGCCCACGACGAGGTCGACGACGAGATCGCCGACCGCGTCGTCGAGGCCGTCCGCGACGGGATGGGGCTGATCGTCCTCCACTCGGCGCACTTCTCGAAGGTGTTCAAGCGGCTGATGGGGACGACGTGTTCGCTGAAGTGGCGCGAGGCTGCCGAGCGCGAGCGGCTGTGGGTCATCGAGCCGAGCCACCCCATCGCCGACGGCGTCGACGACTGCATCGAACTCGACGAGGCGGAGATGTACGGCGAGCGCTTCGACGTGCCCCAGCCCGAGACGCTCGTGTTCAACTCCTGGTTCGAGGGCGGCGAGGTCTTCCGCTCGGGCTGCACGTACCGCCGCGGGAACGGCCGGATCTTCTACTTCCGCCCGGGCCACGAGACCTACCCGGTCTACCACAACGAGGAGATCCGGGACGTGCTCGCCAACGCCGCCGAGTGGGCGGCGCCCAGCGACGACCGCGCCACCTCCAGCGGCGGCAACACCGAGCCCCGCGAGGACATCGACACCTCCGACGAGCGGACGGTCCACTGA